The Anolis carolinensis isolate JA03-04 chromosome 2, rAnoCar3.1.pri, whole genome shotgun sequence genome contains the following window.
gctagaggcgggggcggggcctctttccaagagtgcaagacaggactgagcctctgtatacctcccctgaggcgcttgttagaacacgggggtggggtatagaggttcagctccTTCAGGCATTTGGGAAgcggccctgccccctcctctagccccaccccctgtgtcctggcaggcactgcaggataGGGATAGAAattcagccctgcctcagagctcgtaactccgcccatcccagtcctggccgcccaactgtggccccgcccacctccccctcctcaccctgcatcttggactaggggagaggctcagcccaccctcttgagcaggagccatccCCACCCCCTCAaagccatgccccctttccaaggggtgctgagtaatatttctgAAAAGGGGTGGTAGGCAAAATAAATTTGGTAACCACTTATCTAAATAGAAGTTGCATGTCATATTttcttagagcaatggttctcaacctgtgggtccccaggtgttttggcctacaactcccagaaatcccagctagtgtaccagctgtgaggatttctgggagttgaaggccaaaacatctggggacccacaggttgagaaccactgtctaagAGCTTCAGAAGGTATCCAACCTTTTTTCTCCCATTCATTACATTAGGAACTAGATCACAATCTTCTTTCACTCCCCTAACTTTATTTCTTTGTGTCCTATCATGTTAAATATACTGGTGTGCAATTGGGGTTTTAAAAATCCATCTATGTAACTATACAACTTGAATGTGCTTAATAAGAAACAGAGAGTcaacatggcatagtggtttgagtgttgaactatgactctggagaccaaattCAAATCCCCATTGAGCCTGGGAAGCCCACTGGGTAACTctagacaagtcacactctttcagcttcaaagaaaagcaaaagtaacctactctgaagaaatcttaccaagaaaaccctgtgttaATTTCCATTAATGTCCTCATAAGTccaacatgacttgaaggcacacaacatacaTAAAAGTACAGGAGACTTTCACAGTATCATACTGGAAGCAATGATGAAGTAACATGCTGCTTTggaaagtaatttttttaaaaaatccaacaacTGGTAACAGTGTTACTTTTTTATCCAATATCCTAAATTTTGATTGGAGGGATTTTGACCactgttgtgttttaaatgtattctgaaacaataatataaaatgtaactAAAAGGCAGCATGCTAATAAGTAACACATTATCTATTACATTTGGATTTATAAGCAACACCActgagttattttaaaaaaaaaaaaagtaatgagaGTAAAGCTATAAAGAAATCTGAACTTGAAACAGTGGAAGAAGGAAGATCACATACACCATAAAATTTTCAAGGTTCGTGTAGCAAAACAGTGGGGAGAAATTACAACTAAAGGGATCTGCTACAAGAACACAGATCAGGACATCCATTATTTCCAGATTTTTAAGAAACTTGTGGAAAGACCACATTTCTTAATTTTCGATTAGAAATATAATATTTCCAAAATCCAGTACCCTGGTTTATTATCCAGTGAGCAACTTGAAGGAAAATGAAGAGCAAAATCAACAAGAGTGACTCCACATCTCATACTTTATTGATTCTGGCTGCACCAATATTTATTAATTCCATTGAAAATTTTCTCTGCCTCCTGCTAAGGAGATCGACACCAATTACATTCAAAAAGAGAACCTTGAATCATGGAGCACAGATTACAGTTGTCACTCAAAGTTAGCCTAGATTACTTGTACTGACCTCACCTTGGTGTCTTTTGCAGCAAACCTGGCTACTACTGACATCATATTCTTAGTATGCTGTGTGCCCTTTACTGCCACTCTCTACCCTCTGCCTAGCTGGGTGTTCGGGGACTTCATGTGCAAATTTGTCAACTATTTGCAACAGGTGAGCTGGGACATGAAGGAATCTGTATTGGCATTCTTCTGTGTCAAGAATGAATTGGGATGTTGGGGATGTGATTGATATGCATTTGATGTATATATACTACACATATGTACACAGCTGTAAGTAAACATTGGGTGATCTTGACTTAAAGATGGTAATTATTTCTGAGGGCTACATGAACAGCTTTTTGTGCATATATAATTCAAACTCCCTTTTCCACTTCGTCTTTTCACCAGGTGACAGTACAAGCTACATGCATCACCCTTATGGCTATGAGTGTGGACCGCTGCTATGCCACGCTGTACCCACTGCAATCATTGCGTTATCGAACTCCGCAGGTTGCCATGGCTGTCAGTATTGCTATTTGGATTGGTGAGTGGGGCAGCAAACTCTCAAAGAGAAGGTGGCTGACTGGCTTCTTGTGGAGGAGCCAGATGACTCCTGGCATTTCATCCACTTTATTTTCCCTTGGTTTAGTCTAGAAATCAACATCTAATGAAACATTATTTTTGACAGATtatttggtttgtttatttattaaactgaattatatttcATCTTCCAACTTCTGGAGGGTCTGCTGCAGTAACTTTGTGGTACCTCAAAGGCTAACAAAATTTTAACAGCATGAGCTTTAACAGCCTACAGTCTGTTGTGAAGTCAGAATGAAATGAAATGGAGAAAATgtagactgtgttgtcgaaggctttcatggccgggatcacagggttgttgtatgtctttcgggctgtgtggccatgttccagaagcattctctcctgacgtttcgcccacatctatggcaggcatcctcagaggttgtgaggatgtagACTGTTGAAATTACATTAAAAGGAAATGTATGCACAGTAAGCAGAGTGATCATGGCTAAACCAGGATGATAGCATATCATAACATATACTGTAGGATAAAAATATATTCCTTTCATTTAGTACAATCATCTTTCAATATTATTGCTGAATTTTATTTGTTGTCTTGCATTCACTCCTATTTTTCTCAGATGATATTAAagaatatttattttaacatgCATCTACATtgatgaattaatgcagtttgacactgccttaactgctatggctccatgatatggaatcattggagttgcagctttacaagatctttaggctTCTTTGTAATAGTATCcatgcctcatcaaattacaaaactcaggatttaatagcattgagacatgcaGTTAAGGAtgagtcaaacagcattaatttcacagtgtagatgcaccttcagtcTCTTCTCACTCATCCACTATACCAAAATGTAGACTATATAAGTGTTTATTAATCTGCCTGAGTCCCTGGAGCCAATCAGTTCTTTTGGCAATCTAGAGGTAAAGCCATTGCCTTCACTTGACATCACTTTGGCTTCTTTGTTAGATTCCAGGACAATATTACGTCCCTTCAGCACTGCATAAGGGCAACCTCAAGTtcatgagcttgcttttgagcagAAACTGCAATTTCTACTACCACTCAAATCTTACCAAAGATTCCTAAGGAGCATGTCTTTAAATGAAACATTAAATCCAAGCAGTACTGGttttggaggaaggagaagagagagaagatgAGAACTGAAGTTAAACATTGCATAAGTCTCCTCTCAGTTCCTATGTCTGtggacacaataataataataatatttgaaaagaGCTAGGGAGATGTTTTAACATGTGCAAAGTTAAATCTGAATTGCAAATACTGTGTAGATGGAGCATAAATTATTTTTGGTATCTTGCAAAATTGCAAGACTAATCTATCATATTGATGACTGCAGTACCTCATTTGACTATAATGATGGTATCTATGATCCCAGGTTCCTTCATTCTTTCATTACCTATGGCTGTGTATCATCGCACTGAAGTTGGCTACTGGTATGGTTTGCGGACCTACTGCATTGAGGCCTTCACTAGCAAGAGCCAAGAGCGCTGTTTCATTCTATATACTTTCCTGGCTGTTTACCTGTTGCCCTTGCTGACGATCTGCCTCTGCTACTCCATCATACTCAAGCGCATTGGGAGACCTGTGGTGGAACCCGTGGACCACGATTACCAGGTAAAGaggtggaaaaaaaatgaaagggtaACTGTTTTTTATGTTGTTGTGCCTTGGTAATACCAACAACAGTAACAGCACAACTCCATTCTCCCTTCCAACCAATCATTTTAAAATAGTATCTAATAAATTTATACCACGCCATTAAAATATGTGGTACTGATAACACTTTCCCCAAATATGATCTACACATTACATAGAGCAGTTGAAATGCAGTTGACAATGTGTGTAGCAATAGAATGTAGCAATAGACTGCATAGCAACAAAAGTCTTTGTGTTAAAGGTTATAATCTGTGGCAATCTAACTGCCATTGTGATTTGCAAAATAATTAGAaataaatgttaatattaatCAGGCACTATGTCTGAAGCATCAAAGTTAAATTATTTGGACTTCATATATTACAAGCATGCATTAGTATTTGATAAATACTTATTTTGGATTCTCACCTGCTTTGAGAAAAGAGGTTTTCCCCCAGAAGAAAGAATccacctctccctcccttcttctctttttgtCTTTCATAAGATCTAGAAATTTACAAAATATTAAAGCTGAGGTTTTCAGTGTGACCCATTCCTTGCTTCCACAATTTTCTTGCCGAGACTGGTACTCAAGGCAAATTTTTCACCAGTTACTTGAATCTGATTATTGTCTGGCAATTAGAATTGTCTTATTCATGTGTCTAAAATCATTTATCTTGTCCACTAGATCACAAAATAAGTGGATTCTATAGCTATGTAAACACAACCCTCTtaaatctgaatgctttgcttgttctttttgtcTCTAACCTCAGCAGGTGCAACATCTGTCTGAGCGCTCAGCTGCCATGAGAGCCAGGATTTCCAAGATGGTAGTGGTGATTGTGTTGCTGTTCACGATTTGCTGGGGTCCTATCCAGTTCTACTTGCTCTTCCAGGGCTTCTATCTTCATTTCAAGGCCAACTATGAGGCCTATAAGATCAAGACATGGGCCAATTGCATGTCGTATGCCAACTCTTCCCTCAACCCCATTGTCTACGCTTTCATGGGAGATAGTTTCCGCAAATCTTTCAAGAAAGCTTTCCCTTTCCTGTTTCGTCAGCGTATTCAGGACAATGGTGGGCATTCAGGCTTCCACAATGCAGAAATGAAATTCGTCACTGAACAGACCTAACACATTGTATGATGAAGAATTCTTGTTGGTTTGAACTGCCTAAGGATGCTAAGAGTCATGTGATAAATCAAAATGGCAGCAGAATTCCTAATGGGCTGCAAAGAATTAATGGGGGGTTATATCTATACAACCTGCGAGCAGAAAATGAA
Protein-coding sequences here:
- the kiss1r gene encoding kiSS-1 receptor: MEAETWSREPTVPWPGDAGSASPSPDALRVLNGSGEEEEETSPPFLTDAWLVPVFYALIMLLGLVGNALVIYVISRHRQMRTATNFYIANLATTDIIFLVCCVPFTATLYPLPSWVFGDFMCKFVNYLQQVTVQATCITLMAMSVDRCYATLYPLQSLRYRTPQVAMAVSIAIWIGSFILSLPMAVYHRTEVGYWYGLRTYCIEAFTSKSQERCFILYTFLAVYLLPLLTICLCYSIILKRIGRPVVEPVDHDYQQVQHLSERSAAMRARISKMVVVIVLLFTICWGPIQFYLLFQGFYLHFKANYEAYKIKTWANCMSYANSSLNPIVYAFMGDSFRKSFKKAFPFLFRQRIQDNGGHSGFHNAEMKFVTEQT